CGCGGTGGCAGTGACGGATTGGGATCTGGGCCAGCAGCTGTGAACCTTCGATCGGCTGACGATTTTGTGATTCTAGCAAAGACAGGGATCTCAACCACGGGGACCACCTCGATTGTTGGAGATGTTGGGATTAGTCCAGCTGCTGCATCTTTCATAACCGGATTTGGATTGGTATATGCTAGCGGGGCTACATACTCGACATCATCTCTAGTGACTGGACGCGTGTATGCACCCGACTACACTGCTCCAACGCCGACCAAAATGACTACAGCTGTAAGCGACATGGAGACCGCGTACACCGACGCAGCTGGACGGACAAACCCTGATCAGACTGAACTGGGCGCAGGAGACATTACTACGATGACGCTCGCTCCCGGTCTCTACAAGTGGGGTACTGGGGTCATAATATCTGCTGCTGGCGTCACTCTATCAGGTGCCGCAAATGATGTCTGGATCTTCCAGATAGCGCAGAACCTAGAAGTGGCCGACGGTGCCATTATCACTCTGAGCGGCGGCGCACTGGCCTCACACGTCTTCTGGCAGGTCGCAGGCCAAGCTACCATTGGAACGACGGCAGCCATGCAGGGAATCATACTGTGTCAAACGGCGATTGTGCTGAACACCGGCGCTACCCTGGACGGCATGGCGTTGGCGCAATCAGCGGTTTCAATGGATGCCAATACCGTCAGGAAGTAGGAGGCGGTGTGGAATGCCAATAACCGTGCAATGGTCTCACATTGGGTTGGGCTCAGTGGTCGCATTCTTGGCAGGCTGGTTCATATTTGGCGCTCTTGGTGCGATAGCAATAGCCATCGTGGTCTTGATCCTAATGGGAGTCATAAAGATCAGGTAGAATCGAAAAGAATTGGAGGTGACAAGAAATGGCAAAGAAAAGCAGAGGCGGAAGAATGACAGCGGCAAAGAGTCGCGCGTCGAAATCTGCCGGTGGATGCGGCCCTGTAAAGGGACGCAAGGCCGGCAAGAGAATCATGAGGACCTGAGAGGTGATGAAAACATGTCTGTATCACTTGAGGAAGCCTTGATTTTCTTCCTCGTCGGGCTGATCGTCTCGACCATCATCATCTACGTGATCACGAAGCTGTTTGAAGAGAAAGAAGGCATAGGGACGGCTATATTGGCCGCCCTGGTGGGGGCTGTCATCTACGCCCTAGCATACTACTTCCTGGGCGAAGGGCTTCTAGCGGCATTGGTGGCCGGATTCGTCTGGCTGCTGGCGCTCGGTAGTCTCTACAGCATGGGCTGGTGGAAGTCACTCGGAGTAGCGATCGTCGTGTGGATCGTCGCCTTCTTTGTGGGCTACATATTGCCTACGGTCGTGGGTCCTCTGTGACAAAAGATGTACTGGGCTCGACGAAAACCTTTTCTTCCCATTTCCTTCCCTGAGATCCTTTCCTAGGTGAGACACAAAGGCATTGTTACTAATCGTCCTTCTGAGGAATCTCCTTTCCGCATACGCTGCAAACCTTTGTGCCCTTGGGATACCTAGCTAGGCATTTCGGGCAGACTACTGGATTCACAATGAGTATGTGTGCGGCGAGCTGCTCTGGTGTGCCTGGATTCTGCATTCTCAAACCACCTGCTCCTTGTATCGCCTTTCCTCCCCTAAGGGCTTTTCCTGGCCGCAAAACGATTTATACGATATTCATAATAGGGTGCGCTCGCATAACGTTCTGGCACACCAATCCCGACTTAGCTCAGACTGGCAAGAGCGGCTGACTGTAGTATGGAAATCGGCACGCCCGATCTCAGTCGCTGAAATCAGCAGGCCCCCGGTTCAAATCCGGGAGTCGGGACCATACTTTCAGTTCAGACCAGATACCATTCAAATTTCAAGTTTAAGATGATTGAAGTAGATTGATATATAACACCGCTTATTCTGGAGAATATGGGCGCACAAGATGGACCACTCGCGGAACCGAAGCCTGAACCTGAAGCTCCCTCCGAGGATGCCAGTTCTGCTCGACGCCCTTCAAAGAAGGGTATTAACAAGAAACAGAAGGTCCTTTTTGTTGTGAGCGTCGTTTTGATCGTTCTAGGTTTGATACTCAGCGTTTATTTCCAAGCCAAAATGGATGAAGAGCTCACTCTCTCTAAGGATTTTGACCACGATTTCACATCGAACGGTCAGACCACAAATGTCAATCGTGATTACCTATTCCCATACAACCCAATGTACAACGGGACTGGCACGAGCACGGCATTGTCGAACTATACCACCGTGACAGAAACAACCATCAAAGGTGTGGATTCTGGCAATGGCTACGTAGAATTCAGTTATGTGAAAGAGATCACTGAACAGCCCACTCTACTTATTGATGTGAACACAGGATTGTTAGCAGGCGGTATTGCGATGCTTCCTTCAATGGCCCCTGGGATGCCTGAAATACCCTACCCCTTCGAGCCATACCAGCCAACAAATTCTACCATGTACCTCGACGAGAAGAATTGGACCTACAGATCGGACATCTACGAAGCAAACGGACTTCATGCTCGGACGGGCTATGCACGCTCCGTGTTCACACATCACCTTGAACAACAATCCTATCCCATTTACATCGGTTCGATTGGAAACACGACCACTGCCAAATTTGGGGGGGTTGTAAAGGTCCAGAGCATTGAAACGTACCTGTACAATTACTCATACACATTTGAGATCCCTTTCCCTATCTACACCAATCAGACAACGGGTCTTGCAGCGTTTCTGTCCTTTAACGAGAGCACCAATGAATATCATGAGCCAATCACGGGAGCGCTTTTGAAGCAGACCACCACCCTTACGTACTATCTTACGACGGTTGGCCAAGGAGCACCCAATACCGTCGGGATATACTCTGAGAGCAATGATTATGAGATATCTCAGGAAGATGCAAGATCCTTTTCCCAAGGACTTTTCTGGATACACAACTCTCCGACTATCGCCTCGGCATTGATCCTCCTTGGCCTTATGCTGATCGTGGTGGACTTCGTGATGGTATTCAAGGCAAGAAAGTAGTCAGTAGTGACCTCAATAACCGCATGATTTCATCTGGCCACATTCAAAGAAGTCGGACTATGTTTCACAATCAGATTTGATACATTATCAAATGATGATAAAAATGATTTCTGGACACGCTCACAATCCCCAATATTCAAAAGAGGAAGTTAATTCAGGACAATACAACATCCTCCACTTTTAGAAATAGTTAAATACAAAAACAGTTCAGAAACGGGAGTCGGGATCATCTCTCTTCAGGATCAGACTCTCTCTGGGATGATCATCCAAGACTTCGGCGCGTCAGGCCGGACGACCTCTCTGTTCCTCTCCATAATCGCGAGTTCCTTCGGATCGAACGAACGGGCATCGACCGACAGTATCAGGACGGAGTTGCTTGTCATAGCCGTCTCGGACCATCTGTCCACTGCCTTGAGAAGCCGCGAGAAGTCGTTGCTAGTTGTCAGGTACTCGAGTCCGTCGACCAGAACGACGCCATTCTGTGATTTCTCCATGAAGTTGACGAGGTTGTCTGTCAGGAGGCTGAGCTTCGCGGGATCCATGTTGTCATTTCCCGCCACGGACGATAGCCATATGATCGGGGTCGTCTGCAGGAAATACTTTGCGCGTACCTCGTGAGGATACTGTCGTGTGACTATCAGGCCCTGCGGACGACTCTTGTACTTCTTGCATTCCCTACAGGGGCACGGGAGCTTGCATGATGCGCAATCCAGGCTCTCGCAGGGGAAGCTGTCGTCATTGGCGCATTCGATGCATCGTCCCTTGAGGACGTCCGTGAATATCGTGAACGCGAAGTCCGGCTTTGGTTCAACGACCATGTACACGAACCTTTGGAGGAGTCTGTATTTTGCCTTGGAGCTCGAGGAGAGTTTCTCTTGGACCGGTGCGGCCATTACCATTTGTCCGCGCGCTATCGCGAATGCGAATATCAGGCCCGCGAGAGCTACTCCTGTGACCATCACGCCGTCCGTAATGGCCGTTGAGATGACTTCTGTACCAACTGCGTCAACGGAACTGATAAATCCGGCCGCTGCAAGAATCCAGAGGCCTATTAGGAAGATGGTAGATGATTTCTTGCCCTCATCGCCTGCCTTCTGCCTAGAGACCAATCCGGACGTTGTCGCTAGGACGATGAGGATTACAAGATGTCCTGCCATCGCTCTCTGGGAATCCTGGGAGAGGTCGGAGGTAGTCGAGCTCACATTGAC
This genomic interval from Candidatus Thermoplasmatota archaeon contains the following:
- a CDS encoding DUF3494 domain-containing protein, giving the protein MKRTVLIAVAIVIALVIVGFGAGYILLTGNESDGTGDRGGSDGLGSGPAAVNLRSADDFVILAKTGISTTGTTSIVGDVGISPAAASFITGFGLVYASGATYSTSSLVTGRVYAPDYTAPTPTKMTTAVSDMETAYTDAAGRTNPDQTELGAGDITTMTLAPGLYKWGTGVIISAAGVTLSGAANDVWIFQIAQNLEVADGAIITLSGGALASHVFWQVAGQATIGTTAAMQGIILCQTAIVLNTGATLDGMALAQSAVSMDANTVRK
- a CDS encoding DUF835 domain-containing protein yields the protein MIDYTWAASTGAGAICLGAGLIGWMKSPRSTVAALFLLAMVSVFVSMTTGRLYSIIDPANAGTTNAVAKAHVISTLLAMTFLLEVTLVFPFERKVSFRPLNAIAVVLITGVVAAFVVGSMAVAVNVSSTTSDLSQDSQRAMAGHLVILIVLATTSGLVSRQKAGDEGKKSSTIFLIGLWILAAAGFISSVDAVGTEVISTAITDGVMVTGVALAGLIFAFAIARGQMVMAAPVQEKLSSSSKAKYRLLQRFVYMVVEPKPDFAFTIFTDVLKGRCIECANDDSFPCESLDCASCKLPCPCRECKKYKSRPQGLIVTRQYPHEVRAKYFLQTTPIIWLSSVAGNDNMDPAKLSLLTDNLVNFMEKSQNGVVLVDGLEYLTTSNDFSRLLKAVDRWSETAMTSNSVLILSVDARSFDPKELAIMERNREVVRPDAPKSWMIIPERV